In Brettanomyces bruxellensis chromosome 8, complete sequence, a genomic segment contains:
- a CDS encoding uncharacterized protein (BUSCO:EOG09264P4J) — MDLRNLISTNVSDAPLKNGKSEASKKLMKSQDNIRLTENEKLGQIHPLNKSQSRLSIHDLMNNDETPASNQYLKPLERENLGKAPLTPLKTNISSSPTSSITGIQMQASTHETREPQQRNMEINSSPKTPGHDIRRRSSISIITNDEDVDMLGNKTPNAALRHSTSTNKTNTSNTDFSNKEQDAKSKIDVTNELKKRKLKTTRGRPKKRIKKTEKKETKKSMTVGDREDGKETKNTADIEAHNAIQEEIQNLEELKHEEETEEHKQNKPRRYEEKPTWAKDYIPKLLLQEQKKHQSFANPTKLTVPSITGSIPRNDFNKLVTEWIWANVEGIKHEFSDVPHVENFIELELKLGNIWDKVKDQRIQLPVNTESVVNMDYIHQNCFFQGGMPQKSFKDIKEFLQGLVKDGQTGRRKDKFIIETSHNVDLIASEKRRNDKLVTGRVTLDVKTKRRVASIDKQRVSDLFIYMPGTLFDLRLSMSLELPHEMNDAAFENFKRRVTLTRDKDRMSYIHQSTATRLDLTKVVENETTRYELELEMNTPELLRSMSIISDDPLYYVDLVQAFLDNGRIISRQLSVQH; from the coding sequence ATGGATTTAAGAAACTTGATATCCACAAATGTTAGCGACGCTCCTCTCAAGAACGGGAAGAGTGAAGCTTCCAAAAAGCTAATGAAATCGCAGGATAACATACGTTTaacagaaaatgaaaaattagGCCAGATTCATCCATTGAATAAGTCACAATCAAGACTCTCCATACATGACTTGATGAATAATGATGAAACTCCTGCTTCAAATCAATATTTAAAACCACTGGAACGTGAAAATTTGGGCAAGGCACCTTTGACGCCACTGAAAACGAATATATCATCCTCTCCAACAAGTAGTATAACTGGAATACAAATGCAAGCCTCCACGCATGAAACCAGGGAGCCACAGCAGAGAAATATGGAAATTAACTCATCACCAAAGACACCGGGTCACGATattagaagaagaagtagtATTAGTATTATAACaaatgatgaggatgttgATATGCTTGGAAATAAAACCCCAAATGCTGCTCTTAGACATTCAACAAGTACGAATAAGACAAATACATCAAACACCGATTTCTCAAACAAGGAGCAAGATGCAAAATCCAAAATTGATGTTACGAatgaattgaagaaaagaaagctgaaGACGACGAGAGGAAGaccaaagaaaaggattaagaaaactgaaaaaaaggaaacaaagAAGAGCATGACTGTTGGGGACAGGGAAGATGGCAAAGAAACGAAAAATACTGCAGATATCGAGGCACATAATGCAATTCAAGAAGAGATACAAAATTTAGAAGAACTGAAGCATGAAGAGGAGACAGAAGAGCATAAACAGAACAAACCAAGAAGATATGAAGAAAAACCAACTTGGGCGAAAGATTACATTCCAAAATTGCTACTTCAAGAACAGAAAAAGCACCAATCGTTTGCCAACCCAACTAAATTGACAGTTCCTTCCATAACAGGTAGTATTCCTAGAAATGATTTCAACAAGTTGGTTACTGAATGGATTTGGGCTAATGTTGAGGGAATCAAGCACGAATTTTCAGATGTCCCGCACGTGGAGAATTTCATTGAATTGGAATTGAAACTAGGAAATATATGGGACAAAGTGAAAGATCAAAGGATACAGCTACCAGTTAATACCGAGAGTGTGGTAAACATGGATTATATACATCAGaactgcttttttcaagGTGGAATGCCTCAGAAAAGCTTTAAAGATATAAAAGAATTTTTACAAGGCTTAGTTAAAGATGGACAGACAGGAAGAAGGAAggataaatttatcattgAAACGTCACATAATGTTGACCTAATAGCttctgaaaaaagaaggaacgACAAACTAGTGACAGGGCGTGTGACTCTGGATGTTAAAACTAAGAGACGAGTTGCAAGCATAGATAAACAAAGAGTTTCCGAtcttttcatatatatGCCAGGTACATTATTTGATTTGAGGTTATCAATGTCTTTAGAACTTCCACATGAAATGAATGATGCGGCATTCGAAAACTTCAAGAGAAGAGTCACATTAACGAGGGACAAGGATAGAATGAGTTACATTCATCAGTCTACTGCGACGAGACTGGATTTAACGAAGgttgttgaaaatgaaacaacGAGATATGAGCTGGAATTGGAGATGAACACCCCTGAACTATTGAGGAGCATGAGTATTATTTCTGATGATCCATTGTACTACGTGGACCTAGTCCAGGCCTTTTTAGACAACGGAAGAATTATTTCGCGGCAGTTGAGTGTTCAACATTGA
- a CDS encoding uncharacterized protein (BUSCO:EOG09264B2P~CAZy:GT2_Glycos_transf_2) encodes MNTILTWILILLAVSIGLLYFLIWLFSHNPREAYPSELKYFTNDGETGSHMLPERNSPASDDIYLSIVIPCYNETSRLKEMLIEAVSHLEKQFHGKYEILIVDDGSTDGTAEYALKLANELELSPHTMRVIKFVENRGKGGAVCHGLQIARGEYVMFADADGASKFSDMDKLVESVRKMDKGKPEEIPAVAVGSRAHMVNTDAVVKRAFIRNLLMYGLHTLVYIFGIRDVKDTQCGFKLFNKAAVKIICPLMHTEGWIFDVEMLILAERRDINVSEVPISWHEVKGSKMVLARDSLNMGIDLVVTRMAYILGVYSDKNKNDHKLKTA; translated from the coding sequence ATGAATACCATTTTAACATGGATTCTGATCCTTTTAGCAGTTTCAATCGGGCTATTATACTTTTTGATCTGGCTTTTTTCACATAATCCAAGGGAAGCATATCCAAGTGaactaaaatattttacCAATGATGGAGAAACTGGGTCACACATGCTTCCCGAAAGAAATTCACCGGCATCAGATGACATATATCTCTCTATTGTTATCCCATGTTACAACGAGACCAGTCGTCTTAAGGAGATGCTCATTGAAGCTGTTTCCCACTTAGAAAAGCAATTTCACGGGAAGTACGAAATTCTCATAGTAGATGATGGTTCCACTGATGGCACTGCAGAGTATGCATTGAAACTTGCAAACGAATTAGAACTGTCACCACACACAATGAGAGTCATAAAATTTGTGGAAAATAGAGGTAAAGGAGGAGCAGTTTGTCATGGCCTACAGATAGCACGTGGTGAATATGTGATGTTTGCCGACGCGGATGGTGCATCCAAATTTAGTGATATGGACAAGCTGGTTGAATCGGTTCGCAAAATGGACAAGGGAAAGCCGGAGGAGATTCCTGCAGTTGCAGTTGGTTCAAGGGCGCATATGGTGAATACGGACGCCGTTGTCAAGCGTGCATTCATTAGAAATTTATTGATGTATGGTTTACATACGTTggtttatatttttggaattaGAGATGTGAAAGATACACAATGTGGGTTTAAACTATTTAACAAGGCAGCAGTGAAAATTATATGCCCTTTGATGCATACAGAAGGTTGGATATTTGATGTCGAGATGCTTATCCTTGCCGAGAGACGCGATATAAATGTTTCGGAAGTTCCTATAAGTTGGCATGAGGTCAAAGGTTCAAAGATGGTTCTTGCAAGAGATTCTCTTAACATGGGGATCGACTTGGTGGTTACGCGAATGGCATATATTTTGGGTGTTTACAGTGACAAGAACAAGAATGACCACAAGTTAAAGACAGCCTAA
- a CDS encoding uncharacterized protein (BUSCO:EOG09260FFP) → MSCVNKEKEDETQKSGLNKLLATGKLLGSLNIDFHQLTGIDNLWALRGKKNPSADNALDSSSTSSLNAEDLTIDEQEETHESFPLKKRIWIKREGKNPTTIFVSPGMLVDDLKYTITKNYPTTLALECDPSEININATVSPDGRNAEVITLKPDLDVYKFLDDYFPDGMKIIDAFTISIPTGKGTIQSELKQRTKHFKKKEKQRVGIHEKDQGQIANSKSRNLRQEGNIASQTSPENAMSASTIPPVVLVAKRKMAQKDEKSTRSSINGSGSQKSSDRFHARNGTQNWDGIKSQEVRSKFSLSTFNNLTGSDTHRRTINDMKLRPNAGISKILSHINVLVVEDNLVNQKIMARHLKSCKVGFKIASNGREALEMWKEGGFHLCFMDIQLPVMSGLEVTREIRRLEKVNRIGNFPTSQLSGSKDKTDNKAPRASDKLDLSLFRSPIIIVALTASTGAEDRQEALAVGCNDYLTKPVQLKWLRSKLTEWGCMQALINYDHFRSDY, encoded by the coding sequence ATGTCGTGTGTaaacaaggaaaaagaggatgaaaCACAAAAGTCTGGTTTGAATAAGTTACTTGCCACTGGGAAACTTTTGGGAAGTTTGAACATTGACTTTCACCAACTAACAGGAATTGATAACTTATGGGCACTCAGAGGCAAAAAGAACCCATCTGCAGATAATGCCTTAGATTCAAGTAGTACAAGTAGTCTGAATGCTGAAGATCTTACTATTGatgaacaagaagaaacacACGAGAGTTTccctttgaaaaaaagaatttggATTAAAAGGGAAGGAAAGAATCCTACCACTATATTTGTATCCCCTGGAATGCTGGTTGATGATTTAAAGTATACAATAACGAAAAACTATCCGACAACCTTGGCATTAGAGTGTGATCCCTCTGAAATTAACATTAATGCAACTGTATCTCCTGATGGAAGGAATGCTGAAGTAATTACGTTGAAGCCGGATCTGGATGTTTACAAATTTCTTGATGATTATTTCCCTGATGGGATGAAAATTATTGATGCATTTACCATAAGCATTCCTACAGGCAAAGGAACAATTCAATCTGAATTGAAGCAACGAACAAAacatttcaaaaagaaggaaaagcagCGAGTGGGTATTCATGAAAAGGATCAAGGACAGATAGCCAATTCCAAATCACGAAATTTACGACAAGAAGGTAACATTGCATCACAAACATCACCGGAAAATGCAATGTCAGCATCTACTATTCCACCTGTTGTACTAgttgcaaaaagaaagatggcccaaaaggatgaaaaaagcacTAGATCGAGTATAAATGGATCAGGATCTCAGAAATCCAGTGATCGCTTTCATGCAAGAAACGGGACACAGAATTGGGATGGTATAAAATCCCAGGAAGTAAGGTCAAAGTTCTCCTTATCTACTTTTAATAATTTGACAGGTTCCGACACTCATCGAAGAACAATTAATGACATGAAACTGAGGCCAAATGCCGGAATTTCAAAGATTCTTTCCCATATTAATGTTTTAGTTGTTGAGGATAACCTCGTGAACCAGAAAATTATGGCTAGACATCTTAAGTCCTGCAAAGTTGGATTTAAGATAGCATCGAATGGAAGGGAAGCCCTTGAAATGTGGAAAGAGGGGGGCTTTCATCTTTGTTTTATGGATATTCAATTACCCGTTATGTCTGGACTTGAGGTTACTAGGGAGATTCGGCGACTTGAAAAAGTGAATCGAATTGGAAACTTTCCTACATCTCAGCTGTCTGGTTCAAAGGACAAGACAGATAACAAAGCTCCAAGGGCATCAGATAAATTAGACCTTTCACTTTTTCGTTCACCAATTATAATTGTGGCTTTGACTGCATCTACGGGTGCTGAAGATAGACAAGAGGCGTTAGCAGTTGGATGCAACGACTATCTCACGAAACCTGTACAGTTAAAATGGCTTAGGAGCAAGCTTACAGAATGGGGTTGCATGCAAGCTCTAATCAATTATGATCATTTTAGAAGCGACTATTAA
- a CDS encoding uncharacterized protein (BUSCO:EOG09262645) — MIMKFSKSHLVLNNIVPFAITLAVIFICGVTISQISSETDIANAYNERGIITVTKVSDDDEDEYLRLGLTPNHSVRVRLTDINGNAIRESKDVVYHGRFLHITDMHPDLLNKLNSSIVRKCHKRDPKALPDELSHKFGDSMSGCDSPIYLYEDTLAWIRENLKDKIDFVIWTGDNVRHDNDRSNPRLESDIFSMNQKVADRMETTFMDDGEEEKMPQERRVKIVPSLGNNDVYPHNLVAPGPTLQTREMYKIWRSFVPAEQMHTFDRGIYYFREVIPGKLAVLSINTLYFFKSNPLNDNCDGRKQPGYKLFEWLSITLKELRRRHMKVWLSGHVPPIPKNLHYSCYTKMAVWMHEYRDIIIGGVWGHMNTDHFVPLDSVKAWRSIRNRLNAMGLEDDAKSLNFETYGDEEENIFAKNADNDDEDVKDFRDDIDMYRAMGLLDDDFGVNRKSKRYDSAPVGKVTYLNSIRDDLLVRIKGKKKAGEHGERYSFAHVSASVIPTYNPGFRVWEYNVTDLFSNNDNHEIFEGWDVFFARANKILDQSDELADSLQIAENFTANKQYYTLKKDITIPPVMPSDIDLGPGYVNQLFSPERYTQYYADLNKLQKSGDQKISFGVQYSTDDDVYNMTGLLVEDWIKLARRLSKSSPLKKNKEIKGKNGDTTFYEDHDKLTESGDGNVAAVRLWQKFIDRAFISTGYQHYPFSTQN, encoded by the coding sequence atgataatgaagTTTTCGAAGTCACATCTCGTATTAAATAATATTGTGCCCTTCGCAATTACACTGGCAGTGATATTCATATGCGGTGTGACTATTTCACAAATTAGCTCTGAAACAGATATTGCAAACGCATACAACGAGCGTGGCATCATTACAGTAACTAAGGTTagcgatgatgatgaggacgAATATCTGAGACTGGGGCTAACTCCCAATCATTCGGTGAGAGTTAGGTTAACTGATATTAATGGAAATGCTATTAGGGAATCAAAGGATGTTGTTTATCACGGTCGCTTCCTTCATATTACAGATATGCATCCGGACCTTctaaataaattgaattcTTCGATAGTAAGGAAATGCCATAAAAGGGATCCAAAAGCATTACCTGATGAGCTAAGTCATAAATTTGGTGATTCTATGAGCGGATGCGATTCACCAATATATCTTTATGAGGACACTCTTGCTTGGATACgtgaaaatttaaaagataAGATTGACTTTGTTATATGGACTGGAGATAATGTCCGTCACGACAACGATAGGAGTAATCCTAGATTGGAATCCGATATTTTCTCAATGAATCAAAAAGTAGCAGACAGAATGGAGACTACTTTTATGGATGacggagaagaagaaaaaatgccaCAAGAACGCAGAGTAAAGATTGTTCCAAGTTTGGGAAATAACGATGTCTATCCACACAACTTAGTTGCCCCTGGACCAACATTACAGACACGTGAGATGTACAAAATTTGGAGGAGTTTTGTGCCTGCGGAACAGATGCATACGTTTGACAGAGGTATTTATTACTTTCGAGAAGTGATCCCAGGAAAATTAGCTGTCCTTTCCATCAACACTTTATACTTTTTCAAGTCGAACCCATTGAATGACAATTGCGATGGTAGGAAACAGCCTGGGTACAAACTTTTCGAATGGCTATCAATAACTTTGAAGGAGCTGCGCCGAAGACATATGAAAGTTTGGCTTAGTGGCCATGTTCCTCCTATTCCTAAAAACCTACACTATAGTTGCTACACTAAAATGGCCGTCTGGATGCATGAATATCGGGATATTATTATAGGAGGGGTTTGGGGTCATATGAATACGGATCATTTTGTTCCACTTGATTCCGTTAAAGCTTGGCGTTCAATAAGAAATAGATTGAATGCAATGGgacttgaagatgatgcaaAATCATTGAACTTCGAAACATAtggtgatgaagaagaaaacatcTTTGCAAAGAATgctgataatgatgatgaagatgttaAAGATTTCAGAGACGATATTGATATGTATAGGGCTATGGGCTTACTTGACGATGACTTTGGAGTGAATAGAAAGTCTAAAAGATATGATAGTGCACCAGTTGGGAAGGTCACGTATTTAAATAGTATAAGAGACGATTTGCTGGTGAGAATCaaggggaagaaaaaggcaGGCGAGCACGGAGAAAGATATTCATTTGCTCACGTTTCAGCATCGGTCATTCCAACGTATAACCCAGGATTCAGAGTCTGGGAGTACAATGTTACggatttattttcaaataatgaCAATCATGAGATATTTGAAGGATGGGATGTGTTTTTTGCAAGggcaaataaaatattggaCCAATCAGATGAATTGGCAGACTCTTTACAGATAGCTGAAAACTTCACGGCCAACAAACAGTATTACAccttgaaaaaagatatcaCTATTCCTCCGGTGATGCCATCAGACATTGATTTGGGACCGggatatgtgaatcaaCTGTTCAGTCCAGAGAGATATACACAGTACTATGCAGATCTCAATAAGTTGCAAAAGTCCGGAGATCAGAAAATTAGCTTTGGTGTTCAGTACAGcactgatgatgatgtctATAATATGACTGGTTTGCTGGTTGAAGATTGGATAAAACTTGCAAGAAGGCTTTCTAAATCTTCTCctttaaaaaagaacaaggagataaaaggaaagaatGGCGATACTACGTTTTATGAAGATCATGACAAATTAACTGAGTCTGGGGATGGCAATGTGGCGGCTGTGCGTTTATGGCAGAAGTTTATAGATAGGGCATTTATTAGCACTGGATATCAGCATtatccattttcaacaCAGAACTGA
- a CDS encoding uncharacterized protein (BUSCO:EOG09262UB3~CAZy:GT4): protein MERSKLRAVADFPEPGIQITSQFPKIFSTICLGICFIVFVFYKGGKAFFTRFYSLPPQSYVQNIKEAVNGNGLVKRSKVGIKKASYRRRLILASAKPQMYSTVPLTSKKDTDCSNKAYQDIRIARVDKEENSEFLNLIKPMEPDFPKRKILYGFFHPYSYAGGGGERVLWQAVYVTLQKSSRNVALIYTFTESNDQSVSSILTSVHKTFGLDFFTEDKKGRVVFMQLPNKYRWIIDGNSFKFLTMAFQALGSVIAFFFAMNECAPDIFIDTLGLPFSYPLASCFLQIPVYAYVHYPWVSNDMLNKLAIKMKKNPVYILKYAYWYLLMKLYSICGSFLTESSCNSSWTLKNLLKVWTWADEDSKPAIIYPPTGIDESKIRLNADSSRSHIFLYIAQFRPEKRHELLIKEFHKYVTRCDKLCAKPFKLVLIGSTRSDDDKKTVEHLKSLINDFSFPEGMIEIKVNAAREEVDEYLNKSEFGLNAMWNEHFGISVVEYMIYGVIPIVHASGGPLADIVVPVDSDTGKLLVEKGESYSRDTIGETYMPGLFFQDPSDPDSSTRKTEFESLSDVLWRASELTDAQRLQYRKNAISVAEKKFGISVFEQEWDRVTTSLADYEIYERNKRGKVERLY, encoded by the coding sequence ATGGAAAGATCTAAATTACGTGCTGTTGCAGACTTTCCCGAGCCAGGCATACAGATAACATCACAATTTCCAAAGATATTTAGCACGATATGCTTGGGAATCTGTTTTATCGTATTTGTATTCTATAAAGGAGGTAAGGCCTTTTTCACAAGATTCTATTCTTTACCACCTCAAAGTTATGTACAGAATATCAAGGAGGCAGTGAATGGTAACGGATTAGTCAAAAGGTCCAAAGTTGGTATAAAGAAGGCTAGCTATAGAAGAAGACTTATTTTAGCCTCAGCAAAGCCGCAGATGTACTCGACCGTCCCATTGACAAGCAAGAAAGATACAGATTGTTCTAATAAGGCTTATCAGGATATTAGAATTGCCAGGGTTGATAAGGAGGAAAATTCTGAATTTCTTAACCTTATTAAACCAATGGAACCCGACTTcccaaaaagaaaaatattatatggtttttttcatccttacAGCTATGCTGGAGGAGGTGGTGAGCGTGTTTTATGGCAAGCAGTGTACGTGACATTGCaaaaaagttcaagaaACGTTGCCCTTATTTATACGTTTACCGAATCAAACGATCAATCTGTTTCTTCCATACTTACATCTGTTCACAAGACATTTGGTCTTGATTTCTTCACTGAGGACAAAAAGGGCAGGGTTGTGTTCATGCAACTTCCAAATAAATACAGATGGATTATTGATGGAAACTCATTCAAGTTTCTAACTATGGCATTTCAGGCATTGGGATCTGTAattgccttcttttttgcaatgAATGAATGCGCACCAGATATATTCATAGATACGCTCGGTCTCCCATTCAGTTATCCCTTAGCAAGCTGCTTTCTACAAATTCCTGTTTATGCTTATGTTCATTACCCATGGGTTTCTAATGATATGCTTAACAAGCTTGCTAtcaaaatgaagaagaaccCGGtgtatatattaaaataCGCTTACTGGTACCTTCTGATGAAGTTATATTCTATATGCGGCTCTTTTTTGACAGAATCCTCTTGTAACTCAAGTTGGACTCTAAAAAATCTATTAAAGGTGTGGACGTGGGCAGATGAAGATTCAAAACCCGCTATCATATACCCACCTACTGGGATTGATGAATCTAAAATTCGACTTAATGCAGACAGTTCAAGGTCACATATATTCTTGTATATTGCTCAATTTAGACCTGAAAAAAGACATGAGTTGTTGATCAAAGAATTTCATAAATATGTTACACGGTGTGACAAATTGTGCGCTAAACCGTTCAAGCTTGTTCTCATCGGCAGTACCAggtctgatgatgataaaaaaacgGTTGAACATCTTAAGAGTCTTATCAATGATTTCTCGTTTCCTGAAGGAATGATCGAGATAAAAGTTAATGCCGCTAGGGAAGAGGTTGATGAATACCTCAATAAGTCTGAATTTGGTCTGAATGCTATGTGGAATGAACATTTTGGTATTTCTGTTGTCGAGTACATGATTTATGGTGTTATACCGATTGTTCATGCCAGTGGTGGTCCTCTTGCAGATATAGTTGTTCCTGTGGATTCTGATACAGGAAAACTTTTAGTTGAGAAGGGAGAAAGTTATTCAAGAGATACTATAGGTGAGACTTATATGCCCGGACTTTTCTTCCAAGATCCTTCTGATCCAGATTCTAGTACTAGAAAAACTGAATTTGAAAGTTTATCCGACGTTCTTTGGCGAGCTTCAGAACTTACAGATGCTCAGAGACTTCAATATCGTAAGAATGCTATAAGTGTTGCCGAAAAGAAATTCGGAATATCGGTGTTTGAGCAAGAATGGGATAGAGTTACAACATCATTGGCTGATTACGAAATATATGAACGTAataaaagaggtaaagtcGAAAGGTTATATTGA
- a CDS encoding uncharacterized protein (MEROPS:MER0026494) codes for MMPLSKHENVFYRLTQDDKKLPLTSSSSDLQSTVMGVSPSITSYRDASPGMDSTFSDSSAIEMNNSIVHRWTHNQSIICLACSSKYGLLFCGTQDSYILIFDLYTFQKLGQIKAHTGSVLCLHLAKCQTIMFSGSSDSLVKIWNIKIVQSGRAQRQVILELTHTIYSPVDIGDIFSIAWIDSSKTILFGSQNASISFAHLGKTKHEDKANLSSLPSVRYDRFFDSTSSGSNVSGSTTPIPESSSEEGDDRCQILMASKLIEIPSTNIISYAHNGYVYAMDTICDIDSQKSLLGGTIAEEFNDIILSGGGDGMVKIWGFKENKITLLRSLNNMEPVLSMLTKEEEDCCSLYCGLANGVVNLWDLSTFQLVRSFETVKGDVNCLSLSDTFLFVGTQEGICKKPAVNDNCVRWLPTNTACLALCQFKPGDVSYLISASMDNTVTLWNVNMITKSCTLAKSDKSDVSTTEMIEVLKKMVSFPTVSKQPEKYMEQSRKCASFIRLLLKKLGAVSSVLLPVPNANPVILATFKANGSKPSNSNKVPRILWYGHYDVIEADHIESWDSNPWEITPTNGYLYGRGVSDNKGPLLSAIYAVADLYKSKNLQCDAIFLIEGEEEAGSYGFQDIVTANKATIGDIDWVMLSNSYWLDDNVPCLNYGLRGVVAANVEVWSDKPDRHSGVDGGVSREPTIDLVNVLSKLTDDSGKVRIPEFYSTVKELGEEERSLYQQIIQKVQGAEVHELLTKWRMPSLTLHKVHVSGPGNSTVIPHAATATLSVRIVPTQDIEEVKKSLVSFILQSFKNLHTENHIKIEITHEAEPWLADTKNAAYKILYKNLQKIWGIEPIFIREGGSIPSIRFLEKTFDCEAAHLPTGQSSDNAHLSNERLRITNMLKAKEILEETLNELPCKGSNI; via the coding sequence ATGATGCCGCTAAGTAAACATGAGAATGTCTTTTATAGACTAACTCAGGATGATAAAAAGCTACCATTAACATCATCTAGTTCAGATCTTCAAAGTACCGTCATGGGTGTTTCACCGTCAATTACCTCCTATAGGGATGCATCACCTGGGATGgattcaacattttcagACTCTTCGGCAATCGAGATGAACAATTCAATTGTTCATAGATGGACGCATAATCAATCAATTATTTGCCTGGCTTGCTCATCAAAGTATGGTCTTTTATTTTGCGGTACGCAGGATTCATACATTCTAATATTTGATCTTTATACGTTTCAGAAGTTGGGGCAAATTAAGGCTCATACAGGTTCTGTGTTATGCTTGCATCTAGCAAAGTGTCAGACAATCATGTTTAGCGGAAGTTCAGATTCTCTGGTCAAAATATGGAATATAAAAATTGTGCAGTCAGGTCGTGCTCAGCGCCAAGTAATATTAGAATTAACTCATACTATATATTCCCCTGTCGATATTGGTGATATTTTTTCGATTGCTTGGATAGACTCATCGAAGACAATTCTCTTTGGTTCTCAAAACGCATCCATTTCATTTGCACATCTCGGTAAAACAAAACATGAAGACAAGGCAAATCTTTCGTCACTTCCTTCGGTTAGATATGATCGcttttttgattcaacGAGTAGTGGTAGTAATGTCTCTGGCTCTACTACACCGATACCGGAAAGTTCATCAGAAGAGGGCGATGATAGATGCCAAATTCTGATGGCGTCTAAACTGATTGAGATTCCATCAACAAATATCATATCATATGCACATAATGGCTATGTTTACGCGATGGACACTATATGTGATATTGATTCGCAGAAGAGCTTGCTTGGTGGAACCATTGCTGAAGAATTTAATGATATAATTTTGAGTGGAGGGGGGGATGGCATGGTTAAAATCTGGGGTTTTAAGGAGAACAAGATTACCCTTTTAAGATCATTGAATAACATGGAACCTGTTCTTAGTATGCTAAcgaaagaagaggaggatTGCTGCTCCTTATACTGTGGATTGGCAAACGGTGTCGTCAATCTTTGGGATTTATCGACATTCCAATTGGTGAGATCATTCGAGACTGTGAAAGGTGATGTAAACTGCTTATCTCTCTCTGAcacctttctttttgtagGTACTCAAGAGGGTATATGCAAAAAGCCCGCAGTCAATGACAATTGTGTGCGATGGTTGCCTACAAATACTGCATGCCTAGCGTTGTGTCAATTTAAGCCGGGGGATGTTTCGTACTTAATTTCGGCTTCGATGGATAACACGGTGACACTTTGGAATGTAAATATGATTACAAAATCTTGTACCCTTGCAAAGAGTGATAAAAGTGATGTTTCGACGACGGAGATGATTGAAGttttaaaaaagatggTGTCTTTTCCAACTGTCTCAAAACAGccagaaaaatatatggaaCAATCACGAAAATGCGCTAGTTTCATTCGCTTACTATTGAAGAAGCTTGGTGCTGTATCATCTGTATTACTTCCGGTTCCTAATGCAAATCCTGTCATTCTTGCAACATTTAAGGCCAACGGCAGCAAGCCATCCAACTCTAACAAAGTTCCGAGAATTTTATGGTATGGCCACTATGACGTGATAGAGGCTGATCATATTGAATCATGGGACTCAAATCCATGGGAAATTACTCCTACAAACGGCTACCTGTATGGTAGGGGCGTCAGTGATAATAAAGGTCCACTATTATCCGCAATTTATGCTGTTGCCGACCTTTACAAGTCCAAAAACTTGCAATGCGATGCGATATTCTTaattgaaggagaagaagaagcaggatCCTATGGCTTTCAAGACATAGTCACGGCTAATAAGGCCACTATTGGTGATATTGATTGGGTGATGCTTAGTAATTCATATTGGCTCGATGATAATGTTCCATGTTTAAACTATGGTTTACGAGGTGTTGTGGCAGCGAACGTGGAAGTATGGTCTGATAAGCCGGATAGACACTCGGGTGTAGATGGTGGCGTCTCGAGAGAACCAACCATTGATTTGGTTAACGTGTTATCGAAACTTACGGATGATTCCGGAAAGGTGAGAATTCCAGAATTTTACAGCACGGTGAAGGAGTTAGGAGAGGAGGAGCGTAGCTTGTATCAGCAAATCATACAGAAGGTGCAAGGTGCGGAAGTTCATGAGCTTTTGACCAAATGGAGAATGCCATCATTGACATTGCATAAGGTGCATGTTTCTGGACCTGGAAATTCCACTGTCATCCCACATGCTGCAACTGCTACTCTGTCCGTTAGAATAGTTCCAACTCAGGATATAGAGGAGGTAAAGAAGAGTTTAGTTTCTTTCATATTACaatctttcaaaaatttacaTACGGAGAATCATATTAAGATTGAGATCACACATGAAGCGGAACCATGGCTTGCAGATACAAAAAATGCAGCATACAAGATTTTGTATAAAAACCTGCAGAAAATATGGGGTATCGAACCAATATTCATTAGAGAGGGTGGATCTATTCCTTCAATCAGATTCCTGGAGAAGACATTTGACTGTGAAGCGGCTCATCTTCCAACAGGCCAATCTTCTGATAATGCACATTTGAGCAACGAGAGGTTGCGTATAACTAATATGCTAAAAGCAAAGGAGATACTAGAGGAGACATTAAATGAGTTACCGTGTAAAGGGTCCAATATTTGA